A genome region from Sphaeramia orbicularis chromosome 19, fSphaOr1.1, whole genome shotgun sequence includes the following:
- the ccdc78 gene encoding coiled-coil domain-containing protein 78, protein MDSQDQHPSDNPQSRIQALTEENLQLRDKNERLFTKVGYLESRLSHLASSNTDLSCRLVQSEEEKLKISKEFVEEKIQTNKIREQFEEELFELKNKILNQDSIISDLELQRQRLQGELQAAEARLKVGENLTQEYTALKENYRTLTQAHDRELVQSEELGAELLALARAQDALHRQLEEQQHSVKTTTQDLHGELDRVRALISRMSLNRVKPEDLAALDKEQKTMEENLLGNQDEIKNMLEKMKGTYEEQQKKLEEKVVAMGKEHQQNKKEIHDTQQKLSEQSAALMLSQNQVKQLEEDNSKLQLKLKELNEEYRARLLCYLQDLTEYIDGLGETKTPSGGNKMKKFVDNMLQDVRSSYRTREEQLASAARSYKKRLQRVTNTHHTLLIAYRAQREQIVAKPECGLNPGPPEGTFSLDPSELRDETEKELQNLRQDKARLEAQLQEAQDQVAVLKMPVYTLCLEPEQICEESMADISKQLKDITESSLMGFEKERALLITRATVAEAQVSELQDYIDNHLARYKQEINNLHRRHGIEEAQRSQSAHSSLL, encoded by the exons ATGGACTCACAGGACCAACATCCTTCAGATAATCCCCAGAGTCGAATTCAAGCTCTGACAGAGGAAAAT CTTCAGCTACGAGACAAAAACGAACGTCTTTTCACCAAAGTGGGCTACCTGGAGAGCAGACTGAGCCACCTGGCCAGCTCCAACACAGACCTGTCCTGCAGGCTGGTTCAGAGTGAAGAGGAGAAGCTGAAG ATCTCTAAGGAGTTTGTGGAGGAGAAAATTCAGACTAATAAGATTAGAGAGCAGTTTGAAGAAGAGCTGTTCGAGCTGAAAAACAAG ATCCTGAACCAGGACAGTATAATATCAGATCTGGAGCTGCAGAGACAGAGGTTACAGGGTGAACTCCAGGCAGCTGAGGCCCGTCTCAAAGTGGGCGAGAATCTGACCCAGGAGTACACCGCCCTGAAGGAGAACTACCGGACCCTGACTCAGGCCCATGACAGGGAACTGGTCCAGAGTGAGGAGCTGGGCGCTGAGCTGCTGGCCCTGGCCCGGGCCCAGGACGCCCTCCACAGGCAGCTGGAGGAGCAGCAGCACAGTGTGAAGACCACCACCCAGGACCTTCATGGGGAACTTGACAGGGTGCGGGCCTTGATCAGCCGCATGTCACTTAACAGAGTCAAG CCTGAAGATCTGGCAGCTCTGGACAAGGAGCAAAAAACTATGGAAGAAAAC CTGCTTGGAAACCAAGATGAAATCAAGAACATGTTGGAGAAAATGAAAGGCACCTACGAGGAACAGCAGAAGAAACTGGAGGAGAAAGT GGTGGCTATGGGTAAAGAACACCAGCAGAACAAGAAAGAGATCCATGATACCCAGCAGAAACTGTCCGAGCAGAGTGCG GCCCTGATGCTTTCCCAGAACCAAGTGAAGCAGCTGGAGGAAGATAACTCTAAACTGCAACTCAAACTTAAAGAACTGAATGAGGAATACCGCGCACggctgctgtgttatttacaggaCTTAACT GAGTACATAGATGGACTTGGAGAAACAAAAACGCCCTCAGGGGGGAATAAAATGAAGAAGTTTGTGGACAACATGCTGCAGGATGTGCGTTCATCATACAGGACTCGGGAGGAACAGCTCGCCTCCGCTGCTCGCTCCTATAAGAAGAGACTACAAAGGGTCACCAACACACATCACACTCTCCTCATAGCCTACAG GGCTCAGAGGGAGCAGATCGTGGCCAAACCAGAGTGTGGTCTGAACCCTGGACCCCCTGAAGGCACCTTCAGCCTGGATCCCAGTGAGCTGAGAGATGAAACTGAGAAGGAGCTCCAGAACCTTCGCCAGGACAAGGCCAGGCTGGAGGCTCAGCTCCAAGAAGCCCAGGATCAG GTGGCTGTCCTCAAAATGCCTGTGTATACTTTGTGTCTGGA GCCAGAGCAGATATGTGAAGAATCCATGGCGGACATAAGCAAACAGCTGAAGGACATCACAGAGTCGTCACTG atgggttttgaaaAGGAGCGTGCACTTCTCATCACCAGGGCAACGGTTGCTGAGGCGCAGGTGTCCGAGTTGCAGGACTATATTGACAACCACCTGGCAAG GTATAAACAGGAGATCAACAATCTCCACAGACGACATGGGATAGAGGAAGCACAACGGTCCCAAAGTGCTCATTCATCACTCCTTTGA